A DNA window from Turicibacter sp. TJ11 contains the following coding sequences:
- a CDS encoding ATP/GTP-binding protein: protein MLIQFKCANYRSIKEEIVFSMLATKDETYSNYLLGETSKLRINPVCAIYGANGAGKTNLINAIDYLSHIVSTSVNLQYQDVLPYYPHKMSQEGLPSSFEIQFLEDGVRYVYGVSLTNKEIMDEYLYYFPNGRQAKIFDRKHQTYTYGLNFKKVLSEIAESKMKENRLFLSSAASWCNIEDVLKVFHYIRQKLVVYQGFRNDNWFEYTLQNIEKDVEFKEEFLKFLQTLGVNIHDIEINNHLMMLLNEDLPANLPEELKSFLNGKEFKKSDVVFKYPHMDISLSEESLGINKLFELGGPLLEILRNGEVLVFDELETSLHPNLVVHLIQLFLNPVINKKGAQLIFTTHDTNLLNLDLFRRDQIWFVEKTNNQFSDFYSLAQLKNVRKDENIEKGYIAGKYGSIPFLHNNTFFLK, encoded by the coding sequence ATGTTAATTCAATTTAAGTGTGCGAATTATCGCTCGATAAAAGAAGAGATTGTTTTTTCAATGCTAGCAACAAAAGATGAAACATATTCAAATTATTTATTAGGTGAAACTTCAAAATTAAGGATAAATCCAGTCTGTGCGATATATGGAGCAAATGGGGCCGGTAAAACTAATTTAATTAATGCTATTGATTATTTAAGTCATATTGTTAGTACGAGTGTGAATTTACAATATCAAGATGTTTTACCTTATTATCCGCATAAAATGAGTCAAGAGGGATTACCTTCTTCATTTGAAATTCAATTTTTAGAAGATGGAGTACGCTATGTTTATGGTGTAAGTTTAACTAATAAAGAGATTATGGACGAGTATCTATACTATTTTCCAAATGGGCGCCAGGCAAAGATCTTTGATCGTAAACATCAGACATATACATACGGATTAAATTTTAAAAAAGTTCTGTCTGAAATTGCAGAAAGTAAGATGAAGGAGAATCGTCTCTTTTTATCATCAGCTGCTTCATGGTGTAATATTGAAGATGTGTTAAAAGTATTTCATTATATTCGTCAAAAGCTAGTTGTCTATCAAGGCTTTCGTAATGATAATTGGTTTGAATATACGTTACAAAATATCGAAAAAGATGTAGAATTCAAAGAAGAATTTCTTAAATTTCTTCAAACATTAGGGGTTAATATTCATGATATTGAAATTAATAATCACTTGATGATGCTATTGAATGAAGATTTACCAGCTAACCTGCCAGAGGAATTAAAAAGCTTTTTAAATGGAAAAGAATTTAAAAAATCAGATGTAGTGTTTAAATATCCTCATATGGATATTAGTTTGTCAGAAGAGTCATTAGGAATTAATAAATTATTTGAATTAGGAGGACCTCTCTTAGAGATTTTGAGGAATGGTGAAGTTTTAGTTTTTGATGAACTAGAAACGAGCCTTCATCCGAATTTAGTTGTTCACTTAATTCAATTATTTTTAAATCCAGTTATTAATAAAAAGGGGGCACAATTGATTTTTACAACCCACGATACGAATTTATTAAACTTAGATTTATTTAGGCGCGATCAGATATGGTTTGTGGAAAAGACTAATAATCAGTTTAGTGATTTTTATTCGTTAGCACAATTAAAAAATGTTAGAAAAGATGAGAATATAGAAAAAGGTTATATTGCAGGTAAGTATGGAAGTATTCCATTTCTTCATAATAATACATTCTTTTTAAAATAG
- a CDS encoding EAL domain-containing protein, producing MGSFFIFLHSVKAQEVDLVKIGVYEYEPYCMVNEEGEMEGYYYDLMKLFEDELSFDYEFIVLPLSEGMNQLVSGDLDLMLGISMNNQFKDQFIFNHNWTNKEIFGLFSLEEVSLNQLKERKDLKLGLVRGDSNANKVLEILKANQIEVTVYYEKDYHTLVKKLEEKEIDLYVDNLIKASDYHLVYEFNGQDVYIAGNENSELIIEEIDRVIEEFMKQGEYPITLLLEEYFGDSIEGDDYWNEIIVGFALFTPLLVISPSLKRKFMRNQIKKDLMARRYFLEYQPIYHPKTNQIIGFESLLRLRGKNQQMISPMKMMSNIEKYGMSSYVSFWIIDQVIKDYHMLKTCRCVREQPFYISVNCLFDDIENQQFVKGVIKKLNQSNLGMNKICLELVERLKLDDLETIMNHIQLLKHAGFIISMDEFGKEYANLDLLHQLDVDIIKIDKLFIEGIGIDSLKEEVVLLISKLALIKNQSVILDGVEHSVQHQIISQIKNEKLYVQGNYYNKPLSIEQIFDL from the coding sequence ATGGGTAGTTTTTTTATTTTTTTACATTCTGTTAAAGCACAAGAAGTTGATCTTGTTAAAATAGGCGTTTATGAGTATGAGCCATACTGTATGGTGAACGAGGAAGGAGAGATGGAAGGATATTACTATGATTTAATGAAGTTATTTGAAGACGAGTTATCATTCGATTATGAATTCATTGTCTTACCGTTATCGGAAGGCATGAATCAATTAGTTTCTGGCGATCTTGATTTAATGCTAGGGATTTCAATGAATAACCAATTCAAAGACCAATTTATTTTTAATCATAATTGGACGAATAAGGAAATTTTTGGATTATTTAGTCTTGAGGAAGTAAGTCTTAACCAACTAAAAGAACGAAAAGATTTGAAACTTGGATTAGTGAGAGGGGATTCTAATGCAAACAAGGTGTTAGAGATTTTAAAAGCTAATCAAATTGAAGTCACTGTCTATTATGAAAAAGATTACCACACATTAGTTAAGAAATTAGAAGAAAAAGAAATCGATTTATATGTCGATAACCTGATAAAAGCTTCTGATTATCATTTGGTTTATGAATTTAATGGACAAGATGTATATATTGCAGGAAATGAAAATAGTGAGTTGATTATCGAGGAGATTGATCGGGTTATTGAGGAATTTATGAAACAAGGAGAATATCCGATTACATTATTATTAGAAGAATATTTTGGTGATTCAATAGAAGGGGATGATTATTGGAATGAAATCATCGTAGGTTTCGCTTTATTTACACCTTTATTAGTGATTTCCCCGTCGTTAAAACGAAAGTTTATGAGAAATCAAATAAAAAAAGATTTAATGGCACGTCGATATTTTCTTGAGTATCAACCCATTTATCATCCAAAAACTAATCAAATCATAGGATTTGAAAGTTTATTGAGGTTACGCGGTAAAAATCAACAGATGATTTCACCTATGAAAATGATGTCTAACATAGAGAAATACGGAATGTCATCTTATGTTTCTTTTTGGATTATTGATCAGGTAATTAAAGATTATCATATGTTAAAAACCTGCCGTTGTGTAAGAGAGCAACCATTTTATATTTCAGTTAATTGCTTATTTGATGATATTGAAAATCAACAATTTGTAAAAGGCGTTATTAAAAAGTTAAATCAATCTAACTTAGGAATGAATAAAATATGTTTAGAATTAGTCGAACGATTGAAATTGGATGATTTAGAAACGATTATGAATCATATTCAGCTATTAAAGCATGCTGGTTTTATCATATCAATGGATGAATTTGGAAAAGAATATGCTAACTTAGATCTTTTACATCAATTAGACGTGGATATCATTAAGATAGATAAACTTTTTATTGAAGGAATTGGGATTGATTCACTTAAAGAGGAAGTGGTCTTATTGATTTCTAAACTCGCATTGATTAAAAATCAATCGGTCATCCTAGACGGTGTAGAACACTCGGTTCAGCATCAAATCATTTCTCAGATTAAAAATGAAAAGCTTTATGTTCAGGGGAATTATTATAATAAACCATTATCAATTGAGCAAATCTTTGATTTATAA
- a CDS encoding GGDEF domain-containing protein → MKKIKDIFRRYMLIVLSVSGGFLILIYSMFEFYVMMNQQRGLLDHLILQTTSVLDERHNELEEFEELIKQDYLIRARAFEEMVFENPDIIENQEKLVSIANTLSVDALEVVSEEGIIIGSSVENRLGFDFHTSSQAREFLFLIDSTDETASYVQEMEKNTVDQEESSYIGVKCRAHCGFIQIAIGPEGLKSYWNQASIRTVLSRLPMIEGHLLFALNSHTGDLIGHSAAYEGNSVSFKDQLESLKSSSDGKWLKIGNDTYYLVTQEYDDLLLIAASSSQIIYSKIAWLIGFMTLITLLLVILVIKLINYLINKKLIQDIQQILQILNEFKKGEFDIEIGEMSSYELSQIANSINQSVKMIKTFNYKLIHIIDVTKLPIVLFEYIENLNQIFITENTCDILNLDQESFNEIKGDCQKFRTFLSTLKQNPLESHQDIYELPNSKYVKITMFDEANEWYGVIQDVTPTILERQNMMCELDESRRLARTDYLTGLFNKLAVYELVSTYLATNQVGILLLFDLDNFKVINDTKGHMEGDYVLQLFAKTIKSEFREKDIVGRLGGDEFVVFLPSNMTKQHLETKLTQLIECIRKTFKLYYESCGLSISIGSAKVTSEINTFNQLYVAADQRLYIAKKNGKDKFYID, encoded by the coding sequence ATGAAAAAAATAAAGGATATTTTTCGAAGATATATGTTAATTGTGTTATCCGTTAGTGGAGGATTTCTAATTTTAATTTATAGTATGTTTGAATTTTATGTGATGATGAACCAACAACGAGGCCTGTTAGACCATTTGATTTTACAAACGACATCCGTATTAGATGAAAGACACAACGAATTAGAAGAATTTGAAGAACTAATAAAACAAGATTATTTAATTAGAGCGCGGGCCTTTGAAGAAATGGTATTTGAAAATCCGGATATCATTGAAAATCAAGAAAAATTAGTTTCTATTGCTAATACGCTTTCGGTAGATGCGCTTGAAGTCGTTAGTGAAGAGGGGATTATTATAGGCTCTTCCGTCGAGAATCGGTTAGGGTTTGATTTCCATACCTCTTCACAGGCACGTGAATTTCTCTTTTTAATTGATTCAACTGATGAAACTGCAAGTTACGTTCAAGAGATGGAAAAAAATACAGTTGATCAAGAAGAGAGCAGTTATATTGGGGTTAAATGTCGAGCTCATTGTGGTTTTATTCAAATTGCAATTGGTCCAGAGGGGTTAAAAAGCTATTGGAATCAGGCATCCATTAGGACTGTTTTAAGTAGATTACCTATGATAGAAGGTCATTTATTGTTTGCATTAAATAGTCATACGGGTGATTTAATTGGTCATTCAGCTGCTTATGAGGGTAATTCAGTTAGTTTTAAAGATCAACTAGAGTCATTGAAATCTTCCTCTGATGGAAAATGGTTAAAAATTGGGAATGATACTTATTATTTAGTCACTCAAGAATATGATGATTTACTTCTTATTGCCGCTAGTAGTAGTCAAATCATTTATAGTAAGATCGCTTGGTTAATAGGATTTATGACTTTAATTACTTTGTTATTGGTCATTTTAGTTATCAAACTGATCAATTATCTAATTAATAAAAAATTGATTCAAGATATTCAACAAATTTTACAAATTTTAAACGAATTCAAAAAGGGTGAGTTTGATATTGAAATAGGAGAGATGAGTAGTTATGAATTATCACAGATAGCGAATTCTATTAATCAAAGCGTTAAGATGATTAAGACATTTAACTATAAATTAATTCATATTATTGATGTCACTAAATTACCAATCGTTTTATTTGAATACATTGAAAACTTAAACCAAATTTTTATTACAGAAAACACGTGTGATATCTTAAACTTGGATCAGGAATCCTTTAATGAAATCAAAGGTGATTGTCAGAAATTTAGAACATTTTTATCGACTTTAAAACAAAATCCTTTAGAATCGCACCAAGATATTTATGAATTACCCAATTCTAAATACGTTAAAATAACAATGTTTGATGAGGCAAATGAATGGTATGGTGTCATTCAGGATGTAACACCAACGATTTTAGAACGCCAGAATATGATGTGTGAATTAGATGAATCTAGACGATTGGCACGAACCGATTATTTAACGGGATTGTTTAATAAACTAGCAGTTTATGAACTGGTCAGCACTTATTTAGCAACTAATCAAGTAGGGATTTTATTATTATTTGATTTAGATAATTTTAAAGTGATTAACGACACCAAAGGTCATATGGAAGGTGATTATGTCCTGCAATTATTTGCTAAAACGATTAAATCGGAATTTAGGGAAAAAGATATCGTTGGGCGATTAGGAGGGGATGAATTTGTTGTATTTTTACCAAGTAATATGACAAAACAACACCTTGAAACGAAATTAACACAATTAATTGAATGTATTCGAAAAACATTTAAACTGTATTATGAAAGCTGTGGTCTTTCAATTAGTATAGGAAGTGCCAAAGTGACTAGTGAAATTAATACGTTTAATCAATTATATGTAGCTGCCGATCAACGACTTTATATTGCTAAAAAGAACGGAAAAGATAAGTTTTATATTGATTAA
- a CDS encoding EAL domain-containing protein, which yields MRLIGKLMIGFIISIGLIQPITFKVQAQDDKVKIGLYETSPYYDIDESGNIKGYYHDLLLLIQEVLPFSYEYVITDFSDGLQQLKEGQIDLMFGISLVSDRLNEMNYSQRSIGEEVFGLYTNPLSGMTSIEHLNGKTIGLIEGSHSTQTILNLFSVMGISVEPYLVQSWKELEQSFESGKVDVIPHYSELDRPGYDKIYEMTGDQVFIVTSNEQKSLIYQLDDALATLYTREDHPIEHLYASYFSETEEVNAQVLRCLAAWLLVLLLLVSPFLIVIWKRFKIKQKIRLNMKKERYLLQYQPIVHLNSEKIRGFEGLLRLYNDQKQLIPPFQFIPEIEENGMLLEISLWILKKAIQDYDEIQAYDCVKNHEFYISINVSLSEIENRRFIRQAQKILQQSNLGPNKICLEIIERIKVNQMPRVAKHLALLKQAGFKIAMDDFGAEYSNLDLLLSLDTNIIKVDKFLIEGIEEDPVKNEMIEFIFRVSQIKNKMVVLEGVETKTQIQAIQQYHYDFIHVQGYYYYKPLFKQEIKLIDI from the coding sequence ATGCGATTAATAGGTAAATTAATGATTGGATTTATCATCAGTATTGGATTAATCCAACCGATAACGTTTAAAGTACAAGCGCAAGATGATAAAGTGAAAATCGGTCTTTATGAGACGAGTCCATATTATGATATTGATGAGTCAGGAAATATAAAGGGTTATTATCATGATTTACTACTATTGATTCAAGAGGTCCTACCTTTTAGTTATGAGTATGTTATCACAGATTTTTCAGATGGATTGCAGCAGCTAAAAGAGGGACAAATCGATTTGATGTTTGGTATTTCTTTAGTTTCTGATCGATTGAACGAAATGAATTATAGTCAACGATCGATTGGAGAGGAAGTATTTGGTTTATACACGAATCCTTTATCCGGCATGACGTCTATCGAGCATTTAAATGGGAAAACGATTGGGTTAATTGAAGGTAGCCATAGTACACAGACCATTTTAAATCTTTTTTCAGTCATGGGAATCAGTGTTGAACCTTATTTGGTTCAAAGTTGGAAAGAACTTGAACAATCATTTGAATCAGGTAAAGTAGATGTTATTCCACATTATAGCGAATTAGATAGACCCGGATATGATAAAATTTATGAAATGACAGGTGATCAAGTCTTTATTGTGACAAGTAATGAACAAAAATCATTAATCTATCAACTCGATGATGCCCTCGCGACACTTTATACGAGGGAAGATCATCCAATCGAACACCTGTATGCTAGTTATTTTAGTGAAACCGAAGAGGTTAACGCTCAGGTGTTGCGATGTTTAGCAGCATGGTTGTTAGTTTTATTACTTTTAGTTAGTCCGTTTTTAATTGTTATATGGAAAAGATTTAAGATTAAACAAAAAATTCGATTGAATATGAAAAAAGAACGTTATCTTTTACAATACCAACCGATTGTTCATCTAAACAGTGAGAAAATTCGGGGATTTGAGGGCTTATTAAGGTTGTATAATGATCAAAAGCAACTGATTCCTCCTTTTCAGTTTATTCCAGAAATCGAAGAAAACGGGATGCTTTTAGAGATATCCCTTTGGATTTTAAAAAAAGCTATTCAAGATTATGATGAAATTCAAGCGTATGATTGTGTAAAAAATCATGAGTTTTATATTTCCATTAATGTTTCCTTAAGTGAAATTGAAAATCGTCGTTTTATTCGTCAAGCTCAAAAAATATTACAGCAATCGAATTTAGGACCAAATAAAATTTGTTTAGAGATCATTGAACGGATCAAAGTGAATCAAATGCCTAGAGTCGCTAAGCATTTGGCACTATTAAAGCAGGCAGGATTTAAAATTGCGATGGATGATTTCGGTGCTGAATATTCAAATCTTGATTTATTATTAAGCTTAGATACTAATATCATCAAAGTAGATAAATTTTTAATCGAGGGAATTGAAGAAGACCCTGTTAAGAATGAGATGATTGAATTTATCTTTAGGGTTTCACAAATAAAAAATAAAATGGTTGTGCTAGAAGGGGTAGAGACTAAAACACAGATTCAAGCGATTCAACAATATCATTATGACTTTATTCATGTTCAGGGATATTATTATTACAAGCCCTTATTTAAACAGGAAATTAAATTAATTGATATCTAA
- the ahpC gene encoding alkyl hydroperoxide reductase subunit C, producing MSLIGTQVADYKLQGYQGGDFKEFTAEGAKGKWAVYVFYPADFTFVCPTELGDLADKYEEFKSIGCEIYSVSTDTHFVHKAWADASETIAKIQYPMLADPTGKLTRAFDVMIEEDGMALRGSFVVNPEGIIKAYEIHDNGIGRDADELLRKVQAAQFVAEHGDQVCPAKWKPGQETLTPSLDLVGKL from the coding sequence ATGTCATTAATCGGAACTCAGGTTGCAGATTACAAATTACAGGGATATCAAGGTGGAGATTTCAAAGAATTTACAGCAGAAGGTGCAAAAGGGAAATGGGCGGTTTATGTCTTCTATCCGGCAGATTTCACATTTGTTTGTCCAACAGAATTAGGAGATTTAGCGGATAAATACGAAGAGTTCAAATCAATTGGATGTGAAATTTATTCGGTTTCAACAGATACACATTTCGTTCATAAAGCATGGGCAGATGCATCAGAAACCATCGCAAAAATTCAGTATCCAATGTTAGCAGATCCAACAGGAAAATTAACACGTGCCTTTGATGTGATGATTGAAGAGGATGGAATGGCGTTACGTGGAAGCTTCGTTGTTAACCCAGAAGGTATCATTAAAGCTTATGAAATTCATGATAATGGAATTGGTCGTGATGCGGATGAATTATTACGTAAAGTGCAAGCAGCACAATTCGTTGCTGAGCATGGTGATCAAGTGTGCCCTGCAAAATGGAAACCAGGACAAGAAACATTAACACCAAGCTTAGACTTAGTTGGAAAACTTTAA
- the ahpC gene encoding alkyl hydroperoxide reductase subunit C has product MSLIGTQVADYKLQGYQGGDFKEFTAEGAKGKWAVYVFYPADFTFVCPTELGDLADKYEEFKSIGCEIYSVSTDTHFVHKAWADASETIAKIKYPMLADPTGKLTRAFGVMIEEEGMALRGSFVVNPEGIIKAYEIHDNGIGRDADELLRKVQAAQFVAEHGDQVCPAKWKPGQETLTPSLDLVGKL; this is encoded by the coding sequence ATGTCATTAATTGGAACTCAGGTTGCAGATTACAAATTACAGGGATATCAAGGTGGAGATTTTAAAGAATTTACAGCAGAAGGTGCAAAAGGGAAATGGGCGGTTTATGTCTTCTATCCGGCAGATTTTACGTTTGTTTGTCCAACAGAATTAGGAGATTTAGCGGATAAATACGAAGAGTTCAAATCAATTGGATGTGAAATTTATTCGGTTTCAACAGATACACATTTCGTTCATAAAGCATGGGCAGACGCATCAGAAACAATCGCAAAAATCAAGTATCCAATGTTAGCTGATCCAACAGGAAAATTAACACGTGCTTTTGGTGTTATGATTGAAGAAGAAGGAATGGCTTTACGTGGAAGCTTCGTTGTTAACCCAGAAGGAATCATCAAAGCTTATGAAATCCATGATAATGGAATTGGACGTGATGCCGATGAGTTATTACGTAAAGTACAAGCGGCACAATTCGTTGCTGAGCATGGTGACCAAGTCTGTCCAGCAAAATGGAAACCAGGGCAAGAAACGTTAACACCAAGCTTAGACTTAGTTGGAAAATTATAA
- a CDS encoding VanZ family protein, producing the protein MRKFLLGCLVLIMTGFILYQGTRPIHISLQSSDYVVYKLMRLLEKVTPYHYGEFYKLANVIMRKGAHLFEYAMLGSLLYLLFKCFKQREHNCWIYALFLVLLCATMDEFFQSFVGRTSSVRDVLIDFIGGILGISVISFVTLCFEKISIKY; encoded by the coding sequence ATGAGAAAATTTTTATTAGGGTGTTTAGTTTTGATCATGACGGGCTTCATTTTATATCAGGGGACACGACCGATTCATATTTCACTTCAAAGCAGTGACTATGTGGTTTACAAATTGATGCGTCTGCTTGAAAAAGTGACACCATACCATTATGGCGAATTTTATAAATTAGCAAATGTCATCATGCGTAAAGGGGCGCATTTATTTGAATACGCCATGCTTGGAAGCCTCCTTTACTTACTCTTTAAATGTTTCAAACAACGTGAGCACAATTGTTGGATCTATGCCTTATTTTTAGTACTACTTTGTGCCACGATGGATGAATTTTTTCAATCATTTGTCGGGCGAACGTCATCGGTGCGTGATGTGTTAATTGACTTTATTGGGGGAATTCTTGGAATCAGTGTGATCAGTTTCGTTACGCTTTGTTTTGAAAAGATTAGCATAAAATATTGA
- a CDS encoding FAD-dependent oxidoreductase: MSEMIYDVIVIGGGAAGMSAGIYSGRAKMKTLVLEQASVGGQAKTTNEIVNYPGIRHTTGPKLMEEMHLQAEDFGVKFAQAEVLEAKLEGEVKVLKTTNGDFKTRSVIIATGATPRTLGFPGEAEYRGRGVAYCATCDGEFYTGLEVFVIGAGFAAAEEAIFLTRFARKVTVIAREPEFTCAKTIADKVLAHPKIEVKFNTEVVEATGDELLRRVKFINNQTQETWEHVASADETFGIFIFAGYVPQTKVFDGLVEMDKWGYIITDENMHTNVAGVYAAGDLRPKVLRQVVTAVADGAIASLEAEKYVAQEKERLGIVDEEIEETPQPKSAAESAPQAKQVTQGGRSALLNDALRGQIATVLGRMENNVTLVTIVDPSNEKSIELRDLVIDIADLGDKLEAIVKTKGDDQALEEKVNADKFPVVALLNKDGNYSGVKFHGVPGGHELNSFLLSIYNLAGPGQALDASVLEAIKAVDKKVNIKVAVSLSCHLCPDVVVGAQRIAIENPNVEAEMLDIANFPELKTKHKVMSVPCLIVNDEKVTFGSKSIQDMLNFIG, translated from the coding sequence ATGAGTGAAATGATTTATGATGTGATCGTCATTGGTGGAGGAGCCGCAGGAATGTCTGCTGGAATTTATTCAGGACGCGCTAAAATGAAAACATTAGTTTTAGAGCAAGCGTCAGTTGGTGGACAAGCGAAAACAACAAATGAAATTGTGAACTATCCAGGAATTCGCCATACTACCGGTCCAAAACTAATGGAAGAAATGCATCTTCAAGCGGAAGACTTCGGCGTAAAATTTGCTCAAGCTGAGGTATTAGAAGCTAAGCTTGAAGGGGAAGTAAAAGTTTTAAAAACAACAAATGGAGACTTTAAAACTCGCTCAGTGATCATTGCAACAGGAGCAACACCTCGTACGTTAGGATTCCCTGGTGAAGCAGAGTATCGTGGACGGGGAGTGGCCTACTGTGCAACATGTGATGGAGAATTTTATACAGGATTAGAAGTGTTTGTCATCGGAGCGGGATTTGCAGCAGCAGAAGAGGCGATTTTCTTAACTCGCTTTGCTCGTAAAGTAACTGTGATTGCGCGTGAACCAGAGTTCACATGTGCAAAAACGATCGCAGACAAAGTATTAGCTCATCCAAAAATTGAAGTGAAGTTTAATACTGAAGTGGTTGAGGCAACTGGAGATGAATTATTACGCCGCGTGAAATTCATCAACAATCAAACACAAGAAACTTGGGAACATGTGGCATCAGCTGATGAAACATTCGGAATCTTTATCTTTGCTGGATATGTCCCTCAAACGAAAGTTTTTGATGGATTAGTGGAAATGGATAAGTGGGGATATATTATCACAGATGAAAATATGCATACCAATGTAGCTGGGGTTTATGCAGCGGGAGACTTACGTCCTAAAGTATTACGCCAAGTCGTGACAGCAGTAGCAGATGGAGCGATCGCTTCATTAGAAGCAGAAAAATATGTGGCTCAAGAAAAAGAGCGTTTAGGAATTGTGGATGAAGAAATTGAAGAAACACCACAACCAAAATCAGCTGCTGAATCAGCACCACAAGCTAAACAAGTGACACAAGGTGGACGCTCAGCGTTATTAAATGATGCATTACGAGGACAAATCGCAACAGTACTTGGACGTATGGAAAATAACGTGACATTAGTGACTATTGTGGATCCATCGAATGAAAAATCAATTGAATTACGTGACTTAGTCATCGATATTGCTGATTTAGGTGATAAGTTAGAAGCAATTGTTAAAACAAAAGGTGACGATCAAGCATTAGAAGAAAAAGTGAATGCTGATAAATTCCCAGTCGTTGCATTACTAAATAAAGACGGAAACTACTCAGGAGTTAAATTCCACGGAGTACCTGGTGGACATGAGTTAAACTCATTCTTATTATCTATTTATAACTTAGCTGGACCAGGACAAGCGTTAGATGCATCTGTATTAGAAGCTATTAAAGCCGTTGATAAAAAAGTAAACATTAAAGTCGCTGTATCATTATCTTGTCACTTATGCCCAGACGTTGTGGTTGGAGCACAACGTATTGCGATTGAAAACCCAAATGTCGAAGCGGAAATGCTAGATATCGCAAACTTCCCAGAATTAAAAACAAAACATAAAGTGATGTCAGTTCCGTGTTTAATCGTCAATGATGAAAAAGTAACCTTCGGATCAAAATCAATCCAAGACATGTTAAACTTTATCGGTTAA
- a CDS encoding HEPN domain-containing protein: protein MRNEQEKHILKQFNNSIEVVRQKDEIIQFLSAHGQSTLEIRQSQIILLMSALDLYIHDIVKYCIIQKFNGNQTKTKQYKELLIPMQSVELAIQNPESSDWLDEVITNINQYKSFTSYGQIKNQLEAVGLKSKKINELVLKIESDFGVSNLIEKLRLLRNRLAHQDQQSITSLESELTEEKINQYIDFIYQLVQDIHQTIIELE from the coding sequence ATTAGAAATGAGCAAGAAAAACACATTCTTAAACAATTTAATAATAGTATTGAAGTTGTTAGACAAAAAGATGAAATTATTCAATTTCTATCAGCACATGGTCAGTCTACACTAGAGATTCGACAGAGCCAAATTATATTATTAATGAGTGCATTAGATTTATATATTCATGATATTGTAAAGTATTGTATCATACAAAAATTTAATGGGAATCAAACTAAGACAAAACAGTATAAAGAGTTACTAATTCCTATGCAATCAGTTGAGTTAGCCATTCAAAATCCAGAGTCATCAGATTGGTTAGATGAAGTGATTACGAATATAAATCAGTATAAAAGTTTTACAAGTTATGGGCAGATTAAAAATCAGTTAGAAGCAGTAGGGCTTAAGTCAAAAAAAATTAATGAATTAGTGTTAAAGATAGAATCTGATTTTGGAGTATCTAACCTTATCGAGAAACTTCGTTTGCTTCGGAATCGATTAGCCCATCAAGATCAACAATCTATTACCTCTTTGGAATCAGAACTAACAGAGGAAAAAATTAATCAGTATATTGATTTCATTTATCAATTAGTTCAAGATATTCATCAAACTATTATAGAATTAGAATGA